Within the Deltaproteobacteria bacterium genome, the region TTCCCCTGTTAAAAAACAGGGAAGGCTGTGACCGTTCCCATAATCATGACTCGGAAGCGCTTGAGCTTATCGTTGCTGATAATGGTGTCGGCATTCCAATAGATCTGGATATAAAAAAATGTGACTCACTCGGTTTACAACTCGTTTCTACCCTTGTTGAAGACCAACTCCATGGAAATGTAGAAATTTGCCGGGACAATGGCACGCAATTCAGAATATGTTTCAGAGAGGTTGTTTACAGGAAAAGGATATAATGGGGATTATGCCCTTTCTTGGGTACATGCTGTTATGTTTATAATCCGAGAGGAAATGCTATTGCAGGGAGTAAAGCTTAAAAAAGAGGGAGAACAATCATGGGGCAGGTAAAGGTCATGGTTGTTGAAGATGAGATTATTATTGCCCGTGACATCCAGATGAGTCTCGAGAATATGGGCTATGAAGTGACGGGTGTTGTCTCAACCGGTAATGATGCCGTTGAGAGTGCAAGAAGAGATATTCCTGATCTTGTCTTAATGGATATTGAACTTCAGGGAGAGATGGATGGAACTGAAGCCGCCCGGAAAATCAACTCCACTCTGGACATCCCCGTCATATACATTACTGCTTATGCTGACAGCGCTGTGCTGGAGCGTGCCAAAGCAACGGGGCCATTCGGGTATATGATAAAGCCCTTTGAGGAACAGCAACTTCATACCACTATTGAAATGGCCCTGTACAAGTTTAAAATGGAGAAAAAACTCAGGGAGAGTGAAAAACGTTATGAATTGGCTTCAAGAGCAGGCCAGGTTGGTGTTTGGGACTGGAATGTCAGTAATGATGGGTTTTATCTCGATTCAAGCCTCAAGTCTATGCTCGGTTATAAAATGGGAGAAGATATATCGACGCTCGATGACTGGATGGAGGTAATTTACCCTGACGACAGGAATACAGTCAAAGAGACGGCCAGAAAGCACCTTGACGGCGGCAGTGATCAGTATGAACTCGTTCACAGAATGTTTCACAGGAATAAATCTGTCCGGTGGTTCCTTGCCAGGGGCGTTGCCATAAAAAATCATCATGGTATCGTCACCAGGATGATAGGCACGGAAACGGATATTACGGAACGCCGTCTCGCTGAAGATAAACTAAGAAAACTCTCGACGGCAATAGAGCAAAGCCCTGTTACCGTTATGATTACTGATGTGCAGGGGAAGATTGAATATGTTAATCCAAAGTTTACCGAGGTTTCAGGGTATACTTCAGAGGAGGTTCTGGGAAAGTCCCCCAGTATTCTTAAATCAGGAAATCATGATGCCGATTTCTATGAGGATATGTGGCATACTATCTTAAATGGAAATGAATGGCGAGGCGAGTTCCATAACAGGAGAAAAGACGGCCAGCTTTACTGGGAGCTTGCAACCATATCGCCACTGAGAAGCCACGACGGCAAAACAACCCATTTTTTAGCCATAAAGGAAGATATAACAAAACGGAAGAAAGCCGAAACAGAGCTGAGAAGAGCCAAAGAGGAGGCGGAAGCCGCGAACCGTGCAAAATCTGATTTTTTATCGCATATGAGCCATGAACTGAGAACACCCATGACAGCTATACTGGGCTTTGCTCAACTCCTTG harbors:
- a CDS encoding response regulator; its protein translation is MGQVKVMVVEDEIIIARDIQMSLENMGYEVTGVVSTGNDAVESARRDIPDLVLMDIELQGEMDGTEAARKINSTLDIPVIYITAYADSAVLERAKATGPFGYMIKPFEEQQLHTTIEMALYKFKMEKKLRESEKRYELASRAGQVGVWDWNVSNDGFYLDSSLKSMLGYKMGEDISTLDDWMEVIYPDDRNTVKETARKHLDGGSDQYELVHRMFHRNKSVRWFLARGVAIKNHHGIVTRMIGTETDITERRLAEDKLRKLSTAIEQSPVTVMITDVQGKIEYVNPKFTEVSGYTSEEVLGKSPSILKSGNHDADFYEDMWHTILNGNEWRGEFHNRRKDGQLYWELATISPLRSHDGKTTHFLAIKEDITKRKKAETELRRAKEEAEAANRAKSDFLSHMSHELRTPMTAILGFAQLLESVSEESPSERQNDCIKEILNAGYHLMELINEVLDLSSIESGKLSMSIEMIPLEPLIKECIALILPLADQNRISVRESCQNYEDYFVCADKTRLKQILLNLLSNAVKYNKEGGEVKIECRMEGGKFVRICVTDTGEGFPEEQYMQLFEPFKRLVSDRRKSIEGTGIGLSISKNLIQLMGGSLGVESFPGKGSTFWIDIVKDKSRELYKADAYPGEAAAEERKEPEKFTLLYVEDNISNLKLVTQILARRSDVLMITAQTAKLGLELAYAHRPHVILLDIMLPDMDGYEMVKHLRKREEMLDIPIVALSANAMPRDIERGLKAGFAHYLTKPLDIDHFMSVMDEVLSLADREKKNNIF